Below is a window of Prunus dulcis unplaced genomic scaffold, ALMONDv2, whole genome shotgun sequence DNA.
cgtcgtcttctaatgtatttaaagacgtcatattttttattgtcgtgaaaatgatatttaacggcgccttattttaattttcgtcgttgtatgtctatttgtatattttaataacgacggtgatttagcgtcgtggtttatgagggaaaagatgacggtggattccacgaccattgaaaaaccgaatacacgacggtgttttaacgtcgtctttttgcttttttgtagtagtgtaaTACAAAGTACATCATGTTTCCTAGAGCTCAAAACAGAGGATGCTTCTAAAGTTGTATTTAACGTGagcgaaaggaaaaattgggaaacaagagTGGCAGAAGTCGTATATGTCAAAGATTCTGACCACGCATCGTGTAGCTgcaaaagatttgaatttgttggaattatttgcaagcacatcctagcattgttcagaagggaccagattgaatatatgcccgataaatatattttgaagaggtggaagaaaacTGCGAAATCTGGATTGGTGTCAGATGCAAATGGCAACGAAATTAAAGACTCTGCAGATCCTGGTCTTTTAATAAAGCGGAGTACAATGTCTCGACTTGCTTCAGATGTGGTTGAGGATGCATtaatgagtgaagaaggatgtgagCTACTGTCAGAGGCTCTAAAAAGTTTGcaggtgaagttgaagttgttgaaggatggaccaagtaataacgaagttggagggtccagctctcaaacacaatatatgaaagaccctaagagagtgaggtgcaaaggaaggtcgaaaggagtaacgggagcaaaggaaaaggcaatgaagcgaGAGATTAGACACTGTCGGGAGTGTGGACACATTGGTCATGATAGAAGACAATGCCCAAGAAATTTGAACACACCGTAAGATGCTAACACTATTTATAATAAcacctaaaatttgaataggtaaattttttatgtgcttgtgtttgatgtttatgcaGGACATCACCGTCGAACAATGACGAATCAACTCCAATAGATCGTAGTGACCCATTATTCGACGAATTTGACAGGATGCACGGACCAACTGAATGATTTATGTTTCTATTAGACGAAATCTGGTTgttatgaagattaatgatcAGGTGAAGTTTTATAGATTCAGTTTTtgattattatgttttttttgttcatgtccaccgatgagctcttactatgtccactggtaattgaaatgaaaatttgcttggtttcattcttgcatgaaatttggacacatgttaattttacgtcttctccctatttagaaattttcatagacatttgataaagtatcaaattttgagttatgtgAAGAAGCAATGACTTTTACCATGTAAAATGGGTAGTTTATGGTGAATTATGTTTTAACAGAGATTCATTGATTATATCACAGGCTAATGCAGCATTTCCAGCAGCCAGCTGTTGTTTCCATTACCAGTAATGATTTCCAGCAATACCCACTTTTTCCGAATGTTATGTTCTAGTGTTTTACTGGTTATTAAGATCTGAGCTCGACTGGTTATTAGGGGCACGATTTTGTAAACATTTGTAACTGAAGGATACTTGAAGCACTTTGTTGGAACAGAGCGATTAGAAAGCAGCGTGTAAAAAAGTACATTGCAGCTAATCACGTTTCGAACGGTTGGAGAATATTAAAGGGTACACTAACTTTTGAACTACTCATAAttccacacacaaaagaaaatttgattgcaaaacatattatgtgcTCCCTCTTAGCAATACCACGATCTCCCCAACCAACTGAACAACGGTAGCCACAATCACTCGGTCGTATTGGTCAGCTTCTTCTTAGCAGGTCTCACATGCTTATGGTCACTCATGTCCCTAGTGATATAGACGAAATAAATATTCAgcaatatttggaattttattatatataaataaaccataaaccattcactaaacaatgtatagcacatgttatgttacttatgactcacgtgtcattttttttgagaaaaagtaCGCCAGCTCTTTAATGTGAATGGACATGATAATGAGACTTTACTGATTCCCACCTTgctgtgatattgattgcttattgaataatatttcGATATTTGCAAAATATAATGTTAGACAGAAGGAacacatgatgacttgcaatacatagtcccaataattatatatgaagcaaatgaaactgatatttgtgttattttaaattagataatgacatTAAGGGAATATACTTCTAATTTGTGCAATACCACGATCACcctcaaccaactgaacagCGGTAGCCGCAATCACTTAGTCGTATCGGTCGGCTTCTTCCGAGCAGCTTTGACGTGCTTATGCTCATTCATGTCACCACCATCGCCTAGTATCTCTCTCACAACATCAGGGGACACATAGTCCCAATTATAACTTGTATGAGTAGTTAACTTGTATGAGTAGTTGCCGCAAATGCTCGAAATTTTTCGAATCCTTCGTTGAATGCCAACTCCAGTTCACTATGGTGCTCTTCGCATCGCATATGGTTCATCAAACAACCTTTAATTTCATCATTCATTACTGTATCCAACTCCTCAGCTTTCAGCTTCCTTTTATGACTCAACTTCAAGtacttgttcttttgggaGAACGCTTTGTTCACTCTAATGTTAAGATCAGCCAAAATGGCCTCATCTTCAACACATTTCTTGTGTCATGAATTGATAAGTTTGGAATTATAATCCAGCTTGCTACTGACTGCATGTATTGCCTCTAATGGATCATCGGAGTCCCCCTCACCCCCAaataatgttgaaaatggaaagggTCGGCAAGTACAACGTGGAAATAGAACCTGCGACTCCAATTTTTCATCTTCGATTGTGTTGTTGGTGCCTAAagaggttgacatgcttgaataATCCTATTTGTTTTGGGAGGATGAGGATTGCATATGCAATTTCGTTTGAGAAAGGGAACATAGGTTTATAGACCAACATACCAAAGCTTGTGTGTAGTCAACATATGTactttctttcaattttttaaaaaagaggtgtcaggttttgcttttcaagcatgtcaacctcaCACTCTCCTTACACCACTGATAGTGGTTGAAAGAAACTCAATGGAAGTGACATCTAGTTAGTGAACCCAACCAAACTAACCAAACTAGTTAGGATTAAACTTAGATTGTAtcagaccaaaaattaatttatacattgtcaaccaaatattttttggcgGGAACCCTTTTATTGGTATTACTATCACCCATTTCATAGAAATTCTCCCTCCACAAAAAACTCACTCCTCCACCGAATCTGTCTCCATCTACTGAAACTCTCTCCTCCACAGAAACTCACTCCCCCCATAGAATGGATTTACTAACCAAGTTTGATGTGAGCATAATAAACACCCCTCCAAACAAAGACCGCCTTCGACACGCAAGTGAGTCACCAAACAAGCAATGTCACATTCCTAGACagaatgaccattttgttggaagttttGAGTCTGAAAGAGTTCTTGCTTTTTGGAAGGAGAGGCATCTTCAACTTGGTGATGAAAtccaaagggcaagggcacgtttggaatttgttgaaggccaaattgaagatgacaaaagGCAGGCCAATCTGGATAGGGCGAAGTTGTAGCGCATGAAGTGTAGACACAAACGACTTCGGAGTGTAGCTgttcaaaaatacaagaacTCATCTAATGCAGTGGAGTCAAAGAAGCGTGTGATGCAAGCTGGATTCGACTACTTTCGATCCTATGCAAAACTCGTCGTACCCGGGTTTGATTGGTCATCTATTACCGTTTCCGACGTTAACAAATATACTCAGCAAGGGAAGTAACCATTTTGGTTCTCGTGTTTGAGCAGAGGCAAATAAGTGGAATTGGAATTTTCGTTAAACTCTGCTTCAAACCTATTTTGATGCTTACTACTATGGAAGATTTCAACCTTAATATTTTGATGTCTTTAATTACGATAACACGAGATGCAAAGTGCCCATCTACTTCAGTCATATGTTGCTGCcatgtccattttttttttttatcacgtatcagatttggacatggttgcatcatatgcaatgttgcctttatttattatatgttaggGCAAGGTTTATGGAAAAGCATTTGTGAGTGCGTTTGTGACAAGGTTATGGAATTATTATGTAccatttatatattgttttttgtactGGTTCATCTCctactatttctttctttctttatattatatgtttGTGGAATCCCTCTCAAAGTTAACATATattgtgaaaaaaatgcaGACTGAATATATAATCACTCATATAGACTAGGACAAATATTcactaatattttaaaattgctTGACTGGTGTGAGGTTTTTCAGAAAAAGTATGgcattattttatgtgattggaCATGATAGAAAATATATTACTGATTCCCAATGCGGCGTCAtatggacaacttattgaatacctcTGACGTGTTCAAAACTCTAGGTGCAGTTGcatgtggacaacttattgaatacctcTGACGTGTTCAAAGCTCTAGGCGTAGTTGCAATGATGGCTTCAAAGCATGTgcaattattatatatgtacattattaTAACAAAACAGATAATTTTACATCCTTATATATGAAAGGAAACTAATTCTTGtattattacaaattatataatgAATATTAAGGAAATATACTTGTTAAagtgaacaaaaatatatacttagggttaagaggaaagtgagttatgtaaaaataatttggattttttcatttCGGAACGGATGATTTATAGGTTCccctagttttataacatCACAAGGATGTCGGAGTAATTTTCAGGgcatttttaggattttcctactatttattacattttttcaaagatttttgcactaaaaaagccaaaataattgcaaGAGGACACCTGGCGCGATCTCAGCCCATCACCTTTCACCACTTGCACAAGTATGCGTCAATCAACATGTCCACATCCTTGCTTTTTAccctaaaatattattttattacttttccttagaaaattcataactaaatacacaaaaattagaaaaatgatcCGAAAATTGCTACGAACTCATTGACACTCCATCTCCCTTGTTGAATTCCCCGATTCATGGTTAcgcattttaaaaaataattccaaacattaacgggagatgcttgttgaagtaggttattgaagttaaagttaacaaacatatatacttagggttaagaggaaagtgagttatgtaaaataatttggattttttcattACAAAACGGATGATTTATAGGTTCCCCTAGTTTTATAACGTCACAAGGAGGCCGGAGTAATTTTCGGGgcatttttaggattttcctactatttattaccttttttcaaagatttttgcactaaaaaagccaaaataattgcaaGAGGACACCTGGCGCGATCTCAGCCCATCACCTTTCAccacttgcacaagtgtacgtcagtcaacatggccacatccttgcattttaccctaaattattattttattactttttcttagaaaattcataactaaatacacaaaaattagaaaaatgatcCGAAAATTGCTACGAACTCATTGACACTCCATCTCCCTTGTTGAATTCCCCGATTCATGGTTAcgcattttaaaaaataactccgaacattaacgggagatgcttgttgaagtaggttattgaagttaaagttaacaaacatatatacttagggttaagaggaaagtgagttatctaaaacaatttggattttttcattGCGAAACGGATGATTTATAGGTTCCCCTAGTTTTATAACGTCACAAGGAGGCCGGAGTAATTTTCGGGgcatttttaggattttcctactatttattaccttttttcaaagatttttgcattaaaaaagccaaaataattgcaaGAGGACACCTGGCGCGATCTCAGCCCATCACCTTTCACTacttgcacaagtgtacgtcagtcaacatggccacatccttGCCTTTTaccataaattattattttattactttttcttagaaaattcataactaaatacacaaaaattagaaaaatgatcCGAAAATTGCTACGAACTCATTGAGACTCCATCTCCCTTGTTGAATTCCCTGATTCATGGTTAcgcattttaaaaaataattccgAACATTAATGGGAGATGCTTTGTTGaagtaggttattgaagttaaagttaacaaacatatatacttagggttaagaggaaagtgagttatctaaaaattttgaattttttcacTTCAAGATGGCTGATTTATAGGTTCCCCTAGTTTTATAACGTCACAAAAAGGCCGGGATAATTTTCGGGGcattttaaggattttcctactatttattactttttttcaaagatttttgcactaaaaatccaaaataattGTAAGAGGACACCTGGCGCGATCTCAACCCGTCACCTTTCACCACTTGCAGAAGTGTACGTCATTCAACGTGGCCACATCCTTGccttttaccctaaattattattttattactttttcttggaaaattcataactaaatacacaaaaatcacaatactGTTTCGAAAATTGCTACAAACTCATTGGGACTTCATCTTCCTATTGAATTCCCTGTTTCACGATTACGCTAcattagtattttattattatttatcctaaattattatgattattattatattacttTTTAGCCTGTacatttgttaattatatttactccaaatttttatttttatttttattttgagtgCGAATAGACCATTTTTGGTGCTAATtagtttctctcttcttcaatttgttaattttttttcttttttagggtTAAGGGgtgttttgaaaaataaaatggaaatataCAAGCCATCCATTCTACAACATCaggaaaaaattattcaaagtCATTCACTGTTCAAGTTTTGCTTAAGAAACGTGTAACCAAATCATTTGGGATATGCTAAGTGGGAAAATGTCATTCCCAAGCACTGGTGAAAAGACACCTACTCACTCCATGCATGCCTTTTCGTTTACCAAATATTAAGATTGCAGTTGTGCAAAATATCTGTGTCAGTAAAATGTCATTCGTAGCCGTCTATGATGGCAGTAATCAttccactatataatatatatatatatatatattatacatttatatataaaacggTTTATGACAGCACAAACACCAGACAAAATAGATTAAAACCCAACATTTAAACAACATTTGTACAACGTAGCCAGCCAACCTAGAACTGAAGAGAAGCAAGTCCACAATGCATAAAAACCGTAAAAACATACTACAACTAATTATAAGGGTATGGATTCCCTGGCACAACATACACACGCATCACCttgaaccaaaaaatactCTCACGGTGCCATTTGCATCGATTGCAACAAGTCCAGAAGGCAGGATTTATCTTTTCTTCAGTAGGCCAGCCTTGAATAACAAAACACCATTCATTGTTGTTACAAGCGCTGCAGTGATTGAACTTAATCTTCCCATAGTAAAACATATCTACGATATGTCTTGCAACAGAGAAAACTCGGCTTAATCTTCGTCTCAAAGCATCCCTGGTTCCTTTCATATCAATGTTGTTACGTTGATTCAAAGAACACAAGAATTCTAATGCATCCTTTTTTGACTGACCAATTTCGGACATGCCAAGTAGTCCAACTAGATATGCCGCTTCCATATGGCCTGCCGTGGCTGCAATGCGCATCCCATACAACGCTTCCACGTTACCCTGCATGAAAAACACTTCGAATGCTTCTCTAAATATCGACTCAGGGTTATCGCAAGCCCTGCATTGTTGCAAGAAATGCTGGACCGCAGGATTGGCATGGTACCAGCTAGGATGGTCTGGGTACTTTGCCATTGAAATGGTGTTCCACACTTGTGGAGTGTTTGCCAAAGTATGGAACAATGGGCACACAGATGCCATACGGAAGAGATCTTCCGATGATTGGGTTGCCACGTATAACATCACTTTAAACCAAGCTAACTCCGGGATGAAGGCTTGGGGCATATCCAAATGGAGatgcttccttctctttcctccgaGTGTAGTGAAATGTTTTGAATTCATTGCAATGTTTTTGGAATGGAACGATTTGAGGAGTGGAAGAGGGGAGAAATGAGAATATatggggttttggttttgttttagcCTCTGTTTGTAGTGTTTTGAAAAGGTGTTTCCACTTGGGGTTTTTCCAAGTTGACCatttttaaagaaactgaACCCAACACCCTAAAACTCAAgacaaaagaagggaaaacgtCATCAAATTGCAAAGAGAGTTAGacagtcaaaaagtcaattaaTAACCTATTTGCATAGCcatttttaggattttcctgccatcaaattcattgatacaaatgtgatggattactGACTAGTCACAGAAGGTCCCATCAgatactttttcatttttccacACCAAACTACCCCTAGTAATGTTATTAAAATGGAACCAATGATGATGGATTCTTATCCAACTAGTTGccttaatgaaatataaataaaataatatatttcaaGCAGTGTCCCCTCAATTTTCAGATTAATATTTGGtagtgaaatattatattgctTTTCGGGGTAAAAGGTGTCACAATTCTGACGGTACAGGTGTCCAGATCGTGACCAACCCACCCACACACAGAAAAGAAGGATATAATTCGATTTGggcagagatgagagagagctgagtgAGAAGTTTAGGGTTATGAGTGAAGGGGTATGACTGAGAACTATGAGTGAGAAGGTATGAGTCCGGAGAGGTTTCAGTGAGAAGATCTGAGTGAGAAGAGGTACAAGTGAGAAGATTCAACATGTCTTCGTCTTCATCTCCCGCTCAAACAAAGAGGTGTCAGTATTGTGGAGCTACAATGGTGCTTTGGGTTTCAAAATCAGATAAAAATCGAGGGAAGCCATTTTGGAAGTGTCTAACCTCCTATgtaagttttcatttcaagAATATGTATGTGGGTGAAAAAAACCTAGGTCTAACTCTAACAGAATTATTTTGCATATATGATGCCTGCAATTAGGGAGCCACCAGTTGCAATGGATTCGAATGGGTTGATGTAACCTCCGTTGAAGCAGAACATCAAGATGACACGTATGATGCTACAGTGCTGAATATGCTGAAGTCCATTAAGGACTTGGTATtagttttattagttgtatcaattgtcatattatttgttcttttaatgaTCAATTAAGTGCACGGTTTCAAGGATTGTGAAAGTTCTCCCAAAAAAGACATGTTGCACGCACCACCAATGAGTTTTCAAAcccattttgtaatttttgttcttgaaataGGTGGATTGGCATTGAATTTAAACAAAagcatttatttgtttgaaacCCAGCAAAAACTTTCCAAGacttactttaaaaaaataaagtcatACGAAGACGATAAAATCACAATACAGGGCCAATACGATGCAATAATAAgacaatacattttttttgaaaattgcaTAATTATTTAGTGTATATAGATTGTTTATTTGTGTATACTTaaagtttattgattgtttactgCATATAAATCGCatgatattgaatgtttattgaaggtttattgattgtttactgcatgtatttcgcatgttattgctccgatattgaatgtttattgaaggtttatttattgtttacatgtttattgaaggtttattgattgttaacTGTATGTATTTCGCATGTTATTGAATccatattgaatgtttattgaaggtttattgattgttaactgcatgtatttcgcatgttattgaacctatattgaatgtttattgaaggtttattgattgtttacatgtttattgaaggtttattgattgttaactgcatgtatttcgcatgttattgaaccgatattgaatgtttattgaaggtttattgattgtttgcTGCATGTATATCGAATGTTATTGCTCCAATATTGGATGTTTATTGGGGGCAAAAGTACCACTCAAGTAAGATTTAAGGAGGGAAACGGaccttattctttcttttagtaGGAAGAACAACTGTTAAGTATAATTTCCTATTCAATACGACTTCCTTATGGTTGGTGTAATTGGGGACTGatgtatattgcatgtctattgtgtgtatattgcataTCTATTACGTGTATATTGTTTGTCtgttgtgtgtatattgcttGTCTGTTGCCTGTGTATTGTTGTTTATTTCCTTCGtaagcaataaacaatcaatacACATACAATAAATGTAAGATATACACGCAATAGAGAAGCAATATAGACGCAACAGACATGCAATATAGACGCACCAATATACATTACTTTTATGCTACTGAGCTGCccaaaaccaataaaaaaagaaaatcaacgAATTTATTAACCGATTATAAAGGAGAGAGGGATTCAAACCCGAGGGGCGGGACGGAACCAATAGGGAGTTTTTATAGCATTGCACCTGGGGACATTTTTTCATGTGTTTCTATAAAGAGGGCATGGTTGAATAAGACATTGGAGGCGAGGCCATAGCCGCTTATTCCCCTTACAGAATTACCTTATTATGATGCAACCCATTGCGATTAAGTCAAGACATGTTGAACGGCTTAAAGATTGGGATATGATATTTGGAATGGTGGCTTGCATAAATGATGACATATCACTTTGCAATGATGTAATACACTTAAAAAGCCATCAGTCCCCATTCACATATGCATTCTTCAAATCCCAATTCACATAGGCAATCTTTAAATCCCAATTCAATGCAGTTTGGTTAAGGTTATGTAAATGTCGTGAAGGAGTTAGGCTAATATTACACAGATGTTTGTTTCATTAAATCCAAAAATACTTTACACTCCATAGGCACATTCTATGTATGGGAATGACATGTGTCTAACTTCAAAACCTCATCTGCCTATCCATTTAGATTGCCTACGTGCAATAGATTTACAGATCCATTTACTTTTCTCCTCACCAAGCCTCAGCATCTCCATTtcagtttcttcatttttctgtttatgctCTGCATCCAACTCCATATACATTTAGCACAATATGAGAATAAACGTAGCGTAGTATCACACTAATCAAAATGAAAGCATGCATCCGCTATAATATTTGCCACTATTTTGGTTCTAATTGTTATTGTCCAATAACTTAAACCTAAAATTATGTACAAAAATACACTAAGATTGAGAAAGACGAAGAAGAATTGAGGAGCAGAGGTAGAATTCGAAAAGGACTCGTAGGTCTCTATTGTGTATTTACATGAGTTTGAAATTGGACATTCCCAAAACCTATTTAATCATCATGTACCTAAACCAAGTTCAACCAATATCATGGCATGTAAGCATCTCCCCGTGTTATCTCTGCAGCCAATTTCAACCGAAAAAAGGGCATGTTCTGCGAGGTGCAAGTAGCTAATGGAATCTCAGCGCTCAAAAGCTCAATGTACTTCAACACAAACATGCCACAATCGCCTctgaagcaaaacaagaacTCGATCAATTCAACTAATGACATTCTAACGTAATTGACAATTTaaagtaataaaattaaataaaaagttgtgcTTACTGATTAGACTGTTGTGGAACATCCACACGTTCTATTGGCCACGGACACCACCAATCTCGGCTGCAATTGTTTGCGTAAACACCTTCTTCATAAAAGTCGATGGTGTTGAGAAGATTTGGAATCGTAATTGAAAGCGGGGCGAGTTCTTCCTTTAAGATCTCATCTGGAATAAGTGAAACCATTGAATCGTACACTTTGATTTCACACTTAACCAGATCAATCATTACAGCCACCCAATGCTTGTACTTCGTCAACATACAAAGGGCATACACCTTATATATGTTCTGCCAATCCATCCCACACACCGGAACCTTGCCATTTACAACGTTCAGTAAACTGTTTCTAATTTTCCACCCAACctgctctttttttcttttattatccGCAAAGCAAGTATGAATGTGATTCTGTGAAATAGAAAACAATCAATGGTTAAACACCTCCACAAAGCAAGTATGGataatttgtaattattaACAGCACTTGGTCAAGGCCTATGACAtaccataaaaaatacatcGGTCGTTGTCCAGTCCGATATTTCTACTTCCTCCAACTCTTGTTGTCGCTTTCGGATGAGATACAACCCCAAATCAATGTGCtgcaacatgtttttcttgtcaatctcataatctatgtacattaaaacaaatgcataatcaattaaacttacatctcctttcagccaaccatcagctttGACGAGGGAAGCGAAGAATTCAATCTCAGCTTCCACGTTGCCAAATTGCATCACCAAactatgaatataaaaaagttttagaacacaacaattaaaaaatatatacac
It encodes the following:
- the LOC117612612 gene encoding uncharacterized protein LOC117612612, yielding MNSKHFTTLGGKRRKHLHLDMPQAFIPELAWFKVMLYVATQSSEDLFRMASVCPLFHTLANTPQVWNTISMAKYPDHPSWYHANPAVQHFLQQCRACDNPESIFREAFEVFFMQGNVEALYGMRIAATAGHMEAAYLVGLLGMSEIGQSKKDALEFLCSLNQRNNIDMKGTRDALRRRLSRVFSVARHIVDMFYYGKIKFNHCSACNNNEWCFVIQGWPTEEKINPAFWTCCNRCKWHRESIFWFKVMRVYVVPGNPYPYN